The following coding sequences are from one Hyphomicrobiales bacterium window:
- the pepN gene encoding aminopeptidase N translates to MQSDTPPAIRLADYTPPPFLIDHVDLTVRLDGPATRAEATYHVRPNPAVDHQMAHARLVLHADALGPVEVKVNSAQIEPDQTATEVAFVLSAREGSRVEIATTLDPATNTALSGLYLTNNVYCTQCEAEGFRRIVPFLDRPDVLATYTVTLEADKEACPVLLSNGNPGEAKDLADGWHSITWHDPHPKPSYLFALVGGKLDAVRDQFTTRDGRDVALAIYVEPGKADRAAFAMQALKRSMTWDEERFGRLYDLDVFNIVAVSDFNLGAMENKGLNIFNDKYILASPETATDEDYERIDAIIAHEYFHNWSGNRVTCRDWFQLCLKEGLTVFRDQEYTSDIYDRTIKRIRDVRDLWAHQFPEDGGPLAHAVRPDTYREINNFYTATVYEKGAEIVRMVASWLGPDRFRAAMDRYFATYDGQAVRLEDFLVAMEAEAGDLGAWPDFLNWYTQAGTPKVDVSWEIDPSSATAELRFTQATAPTPGQATKIPLPIPCRLALVNDAGEDLALDPDQVAVTGGRLVGDQFLLEETEGHVRMGGLPSGTVRPSLFRDYSAPVLHTVEGLDESDRLFLAGKDSNAFSSWAHLQSLYSDALQRRYHRLGVGEPVGDDAALFEAMVTKALSVPIREGSGQATRAAAITLPSAQDLARTIGKSIDPDRVVAARKGFSRDFCAAYGASLLTALQDAGLEDDGDIAPEAAARRALKIAILHHIAQCDRPDVDGLLTDVLAAARGMTMRIRILGMMLQRSSALAGPALAAFDNEFHDDPLTMDKWFAVQAMTGTADSLVALEDHRSYDRENPNRVRSLLGAFASANLAAFHAADGSGYRLMADRIGALDALNPQLAARLAAAFRTWRTIEDSRQGHARAALASLQERANISPDLSDIVQRTLDG, encoded by the coding sequence ATGCAGAGCGACACCCCTCCTGCCATCCGGTTGGCAGACTACACCCCGCCACCCTTTCTGATTGACCATGTGGACCTGACAGTTCGCCTTGACGGCCCGGCTACTCGCGCCGAGGCGACGTATCACGTTCGCCCCAACCCAGCGGTTGATCACCAGATGGCCCATGCCCGGCTGGTGCTCCATGCCGATGCGCTGGGTCCGGTGGAGGTCAAGGTCAACAGCGCCCAGATCGAACCGGATCAGACGGCAACTGAGGTGGCCTTCGTGCTGTCGGCTCGCGAGGGAAGCCGCGTCGAGATCGCAACCACCTTGGACCCGGCCACCAACACCGCGCTGAGCGGCCTTTACCTCACCAACAATGTCTACTGCACCCAGTGCGAGGCGGAGGGCTTCCGCCGTATCGTGCCGTTTCTCGACCGCCCCGATGTGTTGGCCACCTATACCGTGACCCTTGAGGCCGACAAAGAAGCCTGCCCGGTGCTGCTTTCGAATGGCAATCCTGGCGAAGCGAAGGATCTGGCGGACGGGTGGCACAGCATCACTTGGCACGACCCGCACCCCAAGCCGTCTTACCTCTTCGCCCTCGTTGGCGGAAAGCTAGACGCCGTGCGCGATCAGTTCACGACGCGAGACGGGCGCGATGTCGCGCTTGCGATATATGTGGAACCTGGCAAGGCCGACCGGGCCGCGTTCGCTATGCAAGCCCTGAAACGATCGATGACGTGGGATGAGGAACGTTTCGGCAGGCTTTACGATCTCGACGTCTTCAACATTGTTGCCGTCTCCGATTTCAATCTCGGCGCGATGGAGAACAAAGGTCTCAATATATTCAACGACAAGTACATTCTTGCCTCACCTGAAACGGCGACGGACGAGGATTACGAGCGCATCGACGCGATAATCGCCCATGAATATTTCCACAATTGGTCGGGCAATCGAGTCACCTGTCGCGACTGGTTTCAGCTCTGCCTGAAAGAAGGGCTGACGGTGTTCCGCGATCAGGAATACACCAGCGACATCTACGATCGCACCATCAAGCGCATCCGCGATGTGCGCGATCTATGGGCACATCAGTTTCCCGAGGATGGTGGGCCGCTGGCCCATGCCGTGCGGCCCGACACCTATCGCGAGATCAACAATTTCTACACGGCAACGGTCTACGAAAAGGGCGCGGAGATCGTTCGCATGGTCGCGTCATGGCTCGGGCCAGACCGTTTTCGTGCCGCCATGGATCGGTATTTTGCGACCTATGACGGCCAAGCGGTACGGCTAGAAGACTTTCTGGTTGCCATGGAGGCCGAAGCCGGTGACCTCGGCGCGTGGCCGGACTTTTTAAACTGGTACACGCAGGCCGGTACTCCGAAGGTCGATGTGTCCTGGGAGATTGACCCAAGCTCGGCCACTGCCGAACTGCGCTTCACCCAAGCAACAGCGCCGACGCCCGGTCAGGCCACCAAAATCCCGCTTCCCATCCCCTGCCGGCTGGCCCTTGTCAATGACGCCGGCGAGGACCTTGCGCTGGACCCCGATCAGGTCGCCGTAACCGGTGGGCGCTTGGTCGGCGATCAGTTCCTGCTCGAAGAGACCGAAGGTCACGTGCGGATGGGTGGTCTGCCATCAGGCACCGTCCGGCCATCGCTTTTCCGCGATTATTCGGCGCCGGTGCTGCACACCGTTGAAGGGCTAGACGAGAGCGACCGGCTGTTCCTCGCTGGCAAGGACAGCAATGCCTTCAGCAGTTGGGCGCACCTTCAGTCGCTCTACAGCGATGCCCTGCAGCGCCGTTACCACCGACTTGGCGTTGGTGAACCCGTCGGCGACGACGCGGCCCTGTTCGAGGCCATGGTCACCAAGGCGTTGAGCGTGCCCATCCGCGAGGGTTCCGGGCAAGCAACACGCGCGGCGGCCATCACCCTGCCCTCCGCGCAAGACCTTGCCCGCACGATCGGAAAATCCATTGATCCGGATCGTGTGGTGGCCGCGCGCAAAGGGTTTTCGCGTGACTTTTGCGCCGCGTACGGCGCCTCATTGCTGACCGCTTTGCAGGATGCGGGTCTGGAGGATGATGGCGATATCGCACCGGAGGCTGCCGCCCGGCGCGCCTTGAAGATCGCGATTCTTCATCACATCGCGCAATGTGATCGTCCGGACGTTGATGGGCTTCTCACTGATGTGCTTGCTGCGGCTCGCGGGATGACCATGCGCATCAGAATTCTAGGTATGATGCTGCAGCGGAGCAGCGCTCTGGCTGGGCCGGCTCTTGCCGCCTTTGACAACGAGTTTCACGACGACCCGCTCACCATGGACAAATGGTTCGCGGTTCAGGCGATGACGGGAACGGCCGACTCGCTTGTCGCATTAGAAGACCATCGTTCTTATGATCGCGAGAACCCCAATCGCGTACGTAGCCTGCTCGGTGCCTTCGCAAGCGCCAATCTGGCCGCCTTCCATGCCGCTGATGGGTCCGGCTACCGGTTGATGGCAGATCGTATTGGCGCGTTGGACGCCCTCAACCCGCAACTTGCCGCGCGCCTTGCCGCAGCGTTTCGCACCTGGCGCACCATTGAAGACAGCCGCCAGGGTCACGCCCGCGCAGCCCTAGCCAGCCTGCAAGAAAGGGCGAACATCTCACCCGACCTTTCCGACATCGTGCAGCGTACCCTCGACGGATAA
- a CDS encoding PAS domain-containing protein, whose protein sequence is MARATTLAANGSSLPFAGEPPGADPSSALQSPIARRSAFRPLETTPASLATTLPANAEASPLTLRLRHLTSLLIITFLIVLFLVRISALWTERTERFTQLQNMLDTQALVIAQVAANVGNLEEATVQSATNLAVQAIHNGTGTPLEARLQLGEETLSMPFPAGVDFASASLNDDNVQKLLYARAEAQGAQGSAQASILLDPEPIQAAWLRELVDEMALLGGISLVILILGYSFIWQSDRTVTATERFTTAHLRLETALNRGRSGLWDWDLETGQIDWSNSMFNMLGYAPSGDVLSIDDLDAILHPSNTDLALKARALRKARKGQLEATVRLLHANGQWRWIHLHAEVIRLPGAKLRLIGAANDITERRRFERKTTEANRHLRESIEAVSDAFALWDSKGTLVASNDGFNRFNALSRSGDLRDNDGNTLCPFDLELCAAHLLSNETNEDGLPIEKPLICGLPDDRWFQVTVRSTYDGGFAFLGSDITALKEKEQALVDSETRLIGAIGDLTRSRRDMAALAERYNEEKKRAEAASRAKSEFLANMSHELRTPLNAIIGFSELMRSEMLGPLGSRTYSGYAKDIHTSGQFLLGVISDVLDMAKLDTDRVTISPRRENLATAVHECIRMVQLDADTANVTITTDLGENLMAVCDPNAIRQVLLNLLNNAVKFTPSGGKIVVRTRCKGDKLFLSVRDTGIGIPRDKLDKVTEPFEQVHSAMTRPREGSGLGLAISRKLIDLHNGSLRINSREHVGTLVGISLPVNPTSGSPDGKTIDLDVEESRLDQAFDAAQPVSLASLGRRGNRPAPIHGAQGAVEPNLQRKSA, encoded by the coding sequence ATGGCGCGAGCGACAACACTCGCGGCAAACGGCAGTTCTTTGCCCTTTGCCGGAGAACCCCCAGGGGCGGATCCTTCCAGCGCACTTCAATCACCCATCGCCAGACGCTCCGCTTTTCGCCCTTTGGAAACAACGCCAGCGTCCCTTGCAACCACCCTGCCCGCGAACGCCGAAGCCTCGCCTCTTACTCTGCGTTTGCGGCATCTAACGTCGCTTCTCATCATCACCTTTTTGATCGTTCTTTTCCTTGTGCGCATCAGTGCGCTTTGGACCGAGCGAACCGAGCGTTTCACGCAGTTGCAGAACATGCTCGACACCCAGGCACTGGTGATCGCGCAGGTCGCGGCCAATGTTGGCAATCTTGAAGAGGCAACGGTCCAAAGCGCAACCAACCTCGCCGTTCAAGCGATCCACAATGGCACTGGCACGCCGTTGGAAGCGCGCCTTCAACTCGGCGAAGAAACGCTGTCGATGCCGTTCCCAGCAGGCGTTGACTTCGCCTCGGCGTCGCTCAACGATGATAACGTGCAAAAGCTGCTCTACGCGCGGGCCGAGGCCCAAGGCGCGCAAGGCAGCGCACAAGCCTCCATCCTCCTCGACCCCGAACCCATCCAGGCAGCTTGGCTGCGTGAACTCGTCGATGAGATGGCCCTGCTTGGCGGGATCAGCCTCGTCATCCTCATTCTTGGCTACTCCTTCATCTGGCAGAGCGACCGGACCGTCACCGCCACTGAGCGCTTCACGACGGCGCATTTGCGTCTGGAAACCGCACTCAATCGCGGGCGCAGCGGTCTTTGGGATTGGGACCTGGAGACCGGCCAGATCGATTGGTCGAATTCCATGTTCAACATGCTTGGCTACGCGCCGAGCGGTGATGTCCTGTCGATCGACGATCTGGATGCCATCCTGCACCCGAGCAATACCGATCTGGCGTTGAAAGCCCGCGCGCTACGCAAAGCCCGCAAAGGCCAACTGGAAGCAACCGTGCGCCTGCTGCATGCCAACGGGCAGTGGCGCTGGATCCATCTGCATGCCGAAGTCATCCGTCTACCTGGCGCCAAACTCCGCCTCATCGGTGCCGCTAACGACATCACCGAGCGTCGACGTTTCGAACGCAAGACGACCGAGGCCAACCGCCATCTACGCGAATCCATCGAGGCCGTCTCCGATGCGTTCGCGCTGTGGGACAGTAAAGGCACACTGGTCGCCAGCAACGACGGCTTCAACCGTTTCAATGCCCTGTCGCGCAGCGGCGATCTGCGCGACAATGACGGCAACACGCTTTGCCCCTTTGATCTTGAGCTTTGTGCGGCGCATCTCCTCAGCAATGAAACCAACGAAGACGGTCTGCCGATCGAAAAACCACTGATCTGCGGGTTGCCGGATGATCGCTGGTTCCAAGTCACGGTGCGCAGCACGTATGACGGCGGGTTCGCTTTCCTTGGAAGTGACATCACGGCGCTGAAAGAAAAAGAGCAGGCGCTGGTTGATTCCGAAACCCGGCTCATCGGCGCCATCGGTGACCTCACCCGATCACGCCGCGATATGGCTGCGCTTGCCGAACGCTACAATGAAGAGAAGAAGCGTGCTGAAGCGGCCAGCCGGGCCAAATCGGAGTTCTTGGCCAATATGAGCCACGAGCTACGCACGCCGCTCAATGCCATCATCGGCTTTTCAGAACTCATGCGGTCTGAAATGCTCGGTCCGCTGGGCAGCCGAACCTATTCCGGCTACGCCAAGGACATCCACACCAGCGGCCAGTTCCTGCTCGGTGTGATTTCCGACGTGCTCGACATGGCCAAACTCGATACCGATCGGGTTACCATCTCGCCACGCCGGGAAAATCTCGCGACAGCCGTCCATGAGTGCATCCGCATGGTGCAACTGGACGCGGACACGGCCAATGTAACCATCACCACCGATCTAGGTGAGAACCTGATGGCCGTTTGCGATCCAAACGCCATCCGACAGGTGTTGCTCAACCTGCTCAACAATGCGGTCAAGTTTACGCCCAGCGGTGGCAAGATCGTCGTGCGGACCCGCTGCAAGGGCGACAAGCTTTTTCTCAGCGTGCGCGACACCGGCATCGGTATTCCCCGCGACAAGCTGGACAAGGTTACCGAGCCTTTCGAACAGGTGCACAGCGCTATGACCCGACCGCGCGAGGGATCGGGTCTCGGTCTTGCGATCTCTCGCAAGCTGATCGATCTGCACAATGGGTCGCTGCGAATCAATTCGCGCGAGCATGTGGGGACGTTGGTGGGGATTTCGCTGCCGGTGAACCCAACGAGCGGATCGCCAGACGGCAAAACGATCGATTTGGACGTGGAAGAGAGCCGGCTGGACCAAGCCTTTGACGCGGCGCAGCCGGTGAGCCTGGCTTCGCTTGGCCGGCGCGGTAACCGCCCAGCGCCAATCCACGGCGCACAAGGCGCCGTGGAACCAAATTTGCAGCGAAAGTCCGCTTAG
- a CDS encoding bifunctional [glutamine synthetase] adenylyltransferase/[glutamine synthetase]-adenylyl-L-tyrosine phosphorylase has protein sequence MTATLNAIFNASPHLQELAEKVYGTTELEASSLPAMGDAVAGAIATLQAEPLEDEAAIMTALRLAKQRASLAIALADRLGQSSVDQTTQALSDFADAAIEQAVRASFVLEGRGDRWLGTPDKMEGYCVLGMGKLGGGELNYSSDIDLIILFDPAVLEAQTSDRIEAGPFAVRVTRRLVRLLQERTGDGYVFRTDLRLRPDPSSTPLALSIDGALNYYEAQGRTWERAAMIKARCVAGDQALGARFMKAIKPFIWRRHLDYAAIDAIRSIKRRINTHKGFGAITVPGHDVKLGRGGIREIEFFAQTQQLIAGGRNPALRMIRTKEALQGLADLQWIEQHAADTLCTAYDQLRDVEHCIQMLRDEQTHRLPQDDDDRAHVAALMGQELKTFDEDVRATFEEVHGQFQALFPDEPDEATSFDPFEAELTEKLARHFVALGYEQPDNVHRLLQGWMRGRMNATATSAARERLRALGPDLLRTFGQTDRPEAALRSLDGFLHGLPAGLQFFSMLESNPAIMGLLARIMGTAPKLADALAHRPRLFDALLDPRFFGSLPSRDSIRADLERAMGEAPSYEAKLNASRIVGQEQHFLIGVRLLSQTLTAAEASAAYTDLAEETVLALLDLAVEDVREKHGVFEGACLSVLGMGKLGSRELTASSDLDLLLIYDLPNGQAESDGPRPVAPSQYYTRVTQRLIAALSAPTAEGVLYELDMRLRPSGKAGPLATNLTAFERYQTSSARTWEHMALTRARAFGRDEQGCAAIHDAIKRVLTAPFDTDKVRVDVADMRALLDREKPPKSVFDLKTAPGGIIDVEFIAQGMQLCHAKDHPDILRTSTAEALQALQDANLLNADDGAALSEAHRLYSTLSQILRLCLDGVFDPESAAPSLRRLVTQACDLPSVETVKTHLEHTQADIRSRFNRLFAATDEERSCSSLGGDILEGKDQ, from the coding sequence ATGACCGCCACACTCAACGCTATCTTCAATGCCTCGCCCCATCTGCAAGAGCTGGCGGAAAAGGTGTACGGCACGACAGAGCTCGAAGCTTCGTCCTTGCCCGCGATGGGTGATGCGGTCGCTGGTGCTATTGCGACGCTTCAGGCTGAGCCACTGGAGGACGAAGCGGCAATCATGACGGCGCTGCGTCTGGCCAAACAACGCGCATCGCTCGCCATCGCGCTCGCCGACCGATTGGGCCAGTCCTCTGTGGATCAGACAACCCAAGCGCTTTCCGATTTTGCCGACGCCGCCATCGAACAAGCCGTGCGCGCATCCTTTGTCCTGGAGGGCAGGGGGGATCGCTGGCTCGGCACGCCTGACAAAATGGAAGGCTATTGCGTTCTCGGCATGGGTAAACTGGGCGGTGGTGAGCTGAACTATTCCAGCGATATCGATCTGATCATCTTGTTCGATCCTGCGGTTCTTGAGGCTCAAACCTCTGATCGCATTGAAGCCGGACCGTTTGCAGTCCGCGTCACGCGCAGGCTCGTCAGATTGCTCCAGGAACGCACCGGTGATGGCTATGTGTTCCGCACCGATCTGCGCCTGCGGCCCGACCCGTCTTCGACGCCGCTGGCCCTCTCGATTGATGGCGCGCTCAACTATTACGAAGCGCAAGGCCGCACCTGGGAACGCGCGGCCATGATCAAGGCGCGCTGCGTCGCTGGCGACCAGGCCTTGGGCGCTCGGTTCATGAAGGCCATCAAGCCGTTCATTTGGCGCCGCCATCTTGATTACGCCGCCATCGACGCCATCCGCTCGATCAAACGCCGCATCAACACCCATAAAGGTTTTGGCGCGATCACCGTGCCTGGTCATGACGTAAAACTTGGCCGTGGCGGCATCCGCGAAATCGAGTTTTTTGCTCAGACACAGCAGCTGATTGCCGGTGGTCGCAATCCCGCCCTGCGCATGATCCGCACCAAAGAGGCGCTCCAAGGCCTGGCTGATCTGCAATGGATTGAGCAACACGCTGCCGACACCTTGTGTACGGCCTACGACCAACTGCGTGACGTCGAGCACTGCATTCAGATGCTGCGCGACGAGCAGACCCATCGTTTGCCGCAGGACGACGATGACCGGGCCCATGTCGCCGCACTGATGGGCCAGGAGTTAAAGACGTTTGACGAGGACGTCCGCGCAACCTTTGAAGAGGTCCACGGGCAGTTTCAGGCTCTCTTCCCCGATGAACCCGACGAGGCCACGAGCTTCGACCCGTTCGAGGCTGAACTCACCGAAAAGCTCGCGCGCCACTTTGTTGCGCTAGGCTATGAGCAGCCCGACAATGTTCACCGGCTTCTGCAAGGATGGATGCGTGGCCGCATGAACGCAACGGCGACCAGCGCTGCGCGCGAACGTTTGCGCGCCCTCGGCCCCGATCTCCTGCGCACCTTTGGCCAGACCGACCGACCCGAAGCGGCGCTGCGTTCGCTTGACGGTTTCTTGCACGGCTTGCCGGCGGGTTTGCAGTTTTTTTCTATGCTGGAAAGCAATCCGGCGATCATGGGCCTGCTCGCGCGCATTATGGGCACCGCGCCGAAGCTCGCCGACGCTCTGGCGCACCGTCCAAGGCTGTTCGATGCCCTGCTTGATCCACGCTTTTTCGGCTCCTTGCCAAGCCGCGATTCCATCCGCGCCGACCTGGAACGGGCGATGGGCGAGGCGCCCTCCTACGAGGCCAAACTCAACGCCAGCCGCATCGTCGGTCAGGAGCAGCACTTCTTGATCGGCGTACGTTTGCTGTCGCAGACGCTGACCGCCGCCGAAGCCTCCGCCGCCTACACGGACTTGGCCGAAGAGACGGTGCTCGCACTGCTCGATTTGGCAGTGGAGGATGTGCGCGAAAAGCATGGAGTTTTCGAAGGTGCCTGCCTCAGCGTGCTTGGCATGGGTAAGCTTGGCAGCCGCGAACTGACGGCATCCTCCGACCTTGATCTGCTGCTGATCTACGATCTGCCTAATGGGCAGGCCGAAAGCGACGGGCCGCGCCCGGTGGCACCGTCGCAATATTACACCCGCGTGACCCAAAGGCTGATCGCCGCGCTCAGCGCGCCGACGGCCGAGGGTGTGCTGTATGAGCTTGATATGCGCTTGCGCCCTTCCGGCAAAGCCGGTCCGTTGGCCACCAACCTGACGGCGTTTGAGCGCTACCAGACCAGTTCGGCGCGCACCTGGGAACATATGGCGCTGACGCGCGCCCGCGCTTTTGGCCGCGATGAACAAGGCTGCGCCGCCATCCATGATGCCATCAAGCGTGTGCTCACTGCACCGTTCGACACCGACAAGGTGCGCGTCGACGTTGCCGATATGCGCGCCTTGCTCGACCGGGAAAAGCCGCCGAAGAGCGTCTTCGATCTGAAAACCGCGCCGGGTGGCATCATCGATGTGGAGTTCATTGCCCAGGGGATGCAGCTCTGCCACGCCAAGGACCATCCGGATATCTTGCGAACCTCGACGGCTGAGGCGCTTCAAGCCTTGCAAGATGCCAATCTTCTCAACGCTGATGATGGCGCGGCCTTGTCCGAAGCACACCGGCTTTACAGCACCCTTTCCCAAATTCTGCGGCTTTGTCTGGACGGCGTGTTCGATCCAGAGTCTGCCGCACCCAGTTTGCGTCGACTGGTCACCCAAGCTTGCGATTTGCCAAGCGTGGAGACCGTCAAGACGCATCTTGAGCACACACAGGCCGACATCCGATCTCGGTTCAACCGCCTGTTTGCTGCCACGGACGAAGAGCGTTCGTGTTCATCCCTCGGGGGCGACATTCTCGAAGGAAAAGACCAATGA
- a CDS encoding HAMP domain-containing histidine kinase: MSSATRLRPFRTTAFKLAAGYLVVFGLFAGGLIGYLVFETSSVLIRDVDQRLTGDARRLGQHYQRAGINGLFAAMQDSAQRPGNRLYALLTPDGLEVVNSVGSLPDGVWDQTGLARFAYKQIGPDGQERDSRAIVRIIELPDGFRALIGLDIGQSDVIRQAIGRAAIVSLVLLAVLAALGWFYVNKRVLKRLDGISQSTARIMDGHLSERIAVTGTGDEFDRLAEQLNVMLARLERLMNGLKEVSDNIAHDLRTPLTRMRNQMEDALRQPPDNATDRAALENALSEAERLMATFQALLTIARVEAGGRRHTLGQVDLGQVLTDVMELYEPVAEDQGVTLTFKPAPLAVMANVNRELVGLAAANLVDNALKYGAGEGGRIELTLAKVGANAQLTVTDNGPGIPNGDRDRVKDRFVRLDKSRTADGSGLGLALVEAVAAFHDGTLELGDAEPGLKATLTLPLGASEVPS; this comes from the coding sequence ATGTCCTCCGCGACACGGCTTAGGCCTTTCCGCACCACCGCCTTCAAGCTGGCTGCCGGCTATCTGGTTGTCTTCGGCCTCTTCGCCGGCGGATTGATTGGCTATCTGGTGTTCGAGACATCCTCGGTGCTGATCCGCGACGTCGACCAGCGCCTGACGGGCGACGCCCGCCGTCTGGGTCAGCATTACCAGCGCGCCGGGATCAATGGCTTGTTTGCTGCCATGCAGGATAGCGCCCAGCGCCCCGGCAACCGGCTCTATGCGTTGCTGACGCCTGATGGGCTCGAGGTCGTGAATTCGGTTGGCAGCCTGCCCGATGGCGTTTGGGATCAGACGGGCCTGGCGCGGTTTGCTTACAAACAGATCGGCCCCGATGGGCAGGAGCGCGACAGCCGCGCCATCGTGCGCATCATTGAACTACCGGATGGGTTTCGCGCTCTGATCGGCCTTGATATCGGCCAGTCCGACGTGATCCGCCAAGCCATTGGCCGCGCGGCCATCGTCTCGCTTGTGCTGCTCGCCGTGCTGGCTGCGCTCGGCTGGTTCTACGTCAACAAGCGTGTGCTGAAGCGCCTGGACGGCATCTCCCAATCCACCGCGCGGATCATGGATGGCCATCTATCGGAACGCATCGCGGTCACGGGCACCGGCGATGAGTTTGATCGTTTGGCCGAACAGCTCAACGTGATGCTCGCTCGTCTGGAACGCCTGATGAATGGGCTGAAAGAAGTCTCCGATAACATCGCCCACGACCTGCGCACACCGCTGACCCGCATGCGCAACCAGATGGAAGATGCCCTGCGTCAACCGCCCGACAACGCCACCGATCGTGCGGCGCTGGAAAATGCGCTGAGCGAGGCCGAACGGCTTATGGCGACGTTCCAGGCACTGCTCACCATCGCACGAGTCGAGGCCGGTGGGCGGCGTCACACGCTGGGCCAGGTCGATCTTGGTCAGGTCCTGACCGACGTCATGGAGCTGTATGAACCTGTGGCCGAGGATCAGGGCGTCACATTGACATTCAAACCTGCGCCGCTGGCCGTCATGGCAAACGTCAACCGCGAGCTGGTGGGTCTGGCCGCAGCGAACCTGGTCGACAACGCCTTGAAATATGGTGCGGGCGAGGGCGGGCGCATCGAACTTACGCTGGCCAAGGTTGGCGCCAACGCGCAACTGACCGTCACCGACAATGGACCGGGCATCCCAAATGGGGACCGTGACCGGGTGAAAGACCGATTTGTCCGCCTCGACAAGAGCCGTACCGCCGACGGCTCGGGCCTCGGCCTCGCGCTGGTTGAGGCAGTGGCGGCCTTTCACGACGGCACCCTCGAACTCGGCGATGCCGAGCCTGGCCTGAAAGCGACGCTGACCTTGCCACTTGGGGCGTCGGAGGTCCCGTCATGA
- a CDS encoding response regulator transcription factor, translating into MKVLIIEDDVEAAAFIVKGFREAGHAPSYAADGDTGLEYALSDDFDVMVVDRMLPKRDGLSIIAALREQGRQTPALILSALGEVDDRVAGLRAGGDDYLPKPYAFSELLARAEVLARRTTPGEAQTTYQVGDLELDRLSHTVKRGGEDIPLQPREFRLLEFLMKNAGQVVTRTMLLEKVWDYHFDPQTNVIDVHISRLRSKIDKGQDKPLIQTVRGAGYVLRDTA; encoded by the coding sequence ATGAAGGTTCTCATTATCGAAGACGATGTCGAGGCCGCCGCCTTCATCGTCAAAGGCTTTCGCGAAGCGGGCCACGCACCGAGCTACGCCGCTGACGGCGACACTGGCCTTGAGTATGCGCTGTCCGATGATTTCGATGTGATGGTCGTGGACCGCATGCTGCCCAAGCGCGACGGCTTATCGATCATTGCCGCCTTGCGCGAACAGGGCCGCCAAACGCCAGCGCTCATCCTTTCCGCCCTCGGCGAGGTGGACGACCGCGTGGCCGGTCTGCGCGCCGGTGGCGATGATTATCTGCCCAAACCCTATGCTTTTTCCGAGCTTTTGGCGCGCGCCGAAGTTCTCGCACGCCGGACCACGCCCGGCGAGGCCCAGACCACCTATCAGGTCGGCGATCTGGAGCTGGACCGTCTGTCGCACACCGTCAAACGCGGTGGCGAGGACATCCCGCTTCAGCCGCGCGAGTTTCGTCTGCTTGAGTTCTTGATGAAAAACGCCGGTCAGGTCGTAACCCGCACCATGCTTCTGGAAAAGGTCTGGGATTATCATTTCGACCCGCAGACCAACGTCATCGACGTGCACATATCCCGCCTGCGCTCAAAGATCGATAAGGGCCAGGATAAACCGCTGATCCAGACCGTGAGAGGGGCGGGCTATGTCCTCCGCGACACGGCTTAG